The following are from one region of the Sandaracinus amylolyticus genome:
- a CDS encoding GNAT family N-acetyltransferase has protein sequence MSSTDSERYRAPRLADERDDPKLCALARSVVMRGDVSYVLERDPSFLAMTRAQGEGGRVVVIEHDESGEIVASGMSAPMDVYLDGRARRTLYAGDLKVHPAHRAKGVAELVAAASVAQFETEGHDLAWGVVLSSNRAVERFFGRTTELVRFQPRNDVTMWNVFFGPRRGRVEARRARPEDAAQMVELFHATHRDRQFAPALDRDDPVGALTRFPGMRIDDYYVRERGGRIVAFCGVWDAFAIKRARLIALSRAMEVVRFGYDAVARLARRPRLPRDGEHLRFLYATAWCAQEVDDLRAVLATIHDAHAGREHVYFDIAFDARDPMARALDGLWKTGVPFRLATLTWGAHQPPSLREAPAYFDPAIV, from the coding sequence ATGTCGAGTACCGACTCTGAGCGATATCGCGCGCCGCGCCTCGCCGACGAGCGCGACGATCCGAAGCTCTGCGCGCTCGCGCGCAGCGTCGTGATGCGCGGCGACGTCAGCTACGTGCTCGAGCGCGATCCGAGCTTCCTCGCGATGACGCGCGCCCAGGGCGAAGGCGGGCGAGTGGTCGTGATCGAGCACGACGAGAGCGGCGAGATCGTCGCGTCGGGGATGAGCGCGCCGATGGACGTGTACCTCGACGGACGCGCGCGGCGGACGCTCTATGCGGGCGATCTCAAGGTGCACCCGGCGCATCGCGCGAAGGGCGTCGCCGAGCTCGTCGCGGCGGCGAGCGTCGCGCAGTTCGAGACGGAGGGGCACGACCTCGCATGGGGCGTGGTGCTCTCGAGCAACCGCGCGGTCGAGCGCTTCTTCGGGCGCACCACCGAGCTCGTGCGCTTCCAGCCGCGCAACGACGTGACGATGTGGAATGTGTTCTTCGGCCCGCGTCGTGGTCGCGTCGAGGCACGGCGCGCGCGACCGGAGGACGCGGCGCAGATGGTCGAGCTCTTCCACGCGACGCATCGCGACCGGCAATTCGCGCCCGCGCTCGATCGTGACGATCCCGTCGGCGCGCTCACGCGCTTTCCCGGCATGCGCATCGACGACTACTACGTGCGCGAGCGCGGCGGGCGCATCGTCGCGTTCTGCGGCGTGTGGGACGCGTTCGCGATCAAGCGTGCGCGGCTGATCGCGCTCTCGCGCGCGATGGAAGTGGTGCGCTTCGGGTACGACGCCGTCGCGCGCCTCGCCCGGCGTCCGCGCCTGCCGCGCGACGGGGAGCACCTTCGCTTCCTCTACGCGACCGCGTGGTGCGCGCAGGAGGTCGACGATCTGCGCGCGGTGCTCGCGACGATCCACGACGCGCACGCAGGGCGCGAGCACGTGTACTTCGACATCGCGTTCGACGCGCGCGATCCGATGGCGCGCGCGCTCGACGGGCTCTGGAAGACCGGGGTGCCGTTCCGCCTCGCGACGCTCACGTGGGGCGCGCACCAGCCGCCCTCGCTGCGCGAGGCTCCGGCGTACTTCGACCCCGCGATCGTGTGA